A genome region from Nocardia sp. NBC_01730 includes the following:
- a CDS encoding RICIN domain-containing protein, whose protein sequence is MPRSRVMVLIGAIATLLLSAVAVAPTAAAQDAFPEGFFYIRNVHSGLVVDIKDGSTAEGARAIVWDRKSSDSANQLWRYDRGFLVNKNSGLVLEVVGHEGGGSIAPGTPVAQARKRERPKSLNQQWAYNREMLMPYDPDVALSARDGNFAAGTEVVVDTTQMGDPRQEWMFDTAE, encoded by the coding sequence ATGCCCCGTTCGCGTGTGATGGTCTTGATAGGTGCTATCGCGACCTTGCTGCTGTCCGCCGTAGCCGTGGCGCCCACCGCCGCCGCCCAAGATGCATTTCCCGAGGGCTTCTTCTACATTCGAAATGTCCACAGCGGCCTTGTGGTGGACATCAAAGACGGCAGCACCGCGGAGGGCGCCCGGGCGATTGTCTGGGACCGGAAGTCCAGTGATAGCGCCAACCAACTGTGGCGATATGACCGCGGGTTCCTCGTCAACAAGAACAGTGGACTGGTCCTGGAAGTCGTCGGACACGAGGGCGGCGGCAGTATCGCGCCTGGTACACCCGTAGCTCAAGCCCGTAAGCGGGAACGGCCGAAGAGCCTGAACCAACAGTGGGCATACAACCGGGAAATGCTGATGCCTTACGACCCTGATGTGGCCCTCTCCGCCCGAGACGGCAACTTCGCGGCCGGTACCGAGGTCGTGGTCGATACGACCCAGATGGGTGACCCCCGGCAGGAATGGATGTTCGACACCGCGGAGTAA
- a CDS encoding helix-turn-helix domain-containing protein — MIQDYVAGWTTSELGDRFGIDRRTVSAILHRHNIPTRRRGLSLSQVDEAVNLYNLGWSLARVARHLTVDPATVLNRLRERGVRTRDTHGRTRS, encoded by the coding sequence GTGATCCAAGACTATGTTGCGGGCTGGACGACATCCGAGCTGGGCGATCGATTCGGTATCGACCGCCGAACCGTGAGCGCGATCCTGCATCGACACAACATTCCGACGCGACGACGTGGCCTGTCCCTCAGCCAAGTTGACGAAGCGGTCAACCTCTACAACCTCGGATGGTCCCTCGCCCGAGTCGCCCGACACCTCACCGTCGATCCAGCCACCGTACTGAACCGGCTGCGCGAACGCGGCGTCCGTACTCGCGACACCCACGGACGGACCCGATCCTGA